In Myxococcota bacterium, the genomic stretch GCGTCGGCAGCGCGCGCGCGCTCGCTCTTGCGCGCCGCGGCCTCGACGTAGGCGCGCACGGCGCCGCGCTGCGCGGGCGTGGTGATGCGCTCGACCAGCGGGTGCTCGGGTGCGAGCACCATGTAGGTCGCGCCGAACAGCGTGTCGGGCCGGGTCGTGTAGACCTCGATCGACTCCGTCGGGTCCGCTGATCGCGCGCCGCCCGCGCCCGCGTCCGCGAGCGGGAAGAACACGCGCGCGCCGAGCGAACGGCCGATCCAGTCGTGCTGCATCTTCACGATGTGCTCGGGCCAGTCGACGAGTGACAGGTCCTCGATCAGGCGGTCGGCGTAGGCGGTGATGCGCAGCATCCACTGCTTCAGCGGCACGCGAATCACCGGGTGACCGCCGATCTCGCTGCGCCCGTCGCGCACCTCTTCGTTCGCGAGCACCGTGCCGAGCTCGGGACACCAGTTGACCGGCGCCTCGGCCTCGTAGGCCAGGCCCAGCTCGAACAGCTTGCGGAAGATCCACTGGGTCCAGCGCACGTACTTGGGGTCGGTGGTGTCGAGCTCGCGGTCCCAGTCATACGAGAGACCGAGCGCCTGGAGCTGCTCGCGGTAGCGCGCCACGTTGCGCGCCGTGGTGACCGCCGGGTGCTGGCCCGTCTTCACCGCGTGCTGCTCGGCGGGCAGCCCGAACGCGTCCCAGCCCATGGGATGGAGCACGTTGAAGCCGCGCATGCGCTTGTAGCGCGCGTAGACGTCGGTCGCGACGTAGCCCTTGGGGTGACCGACGTGCAGGCCCTCGCCCGAGGGGTACGGGAACATGTCGAGCACGTAGAACTTCGGCCGCGCGGGATCGATCTCGCTCCGAAACGTCTTGCGCTCGAGCCAGAGGCGTTGCCACTTGGCTTCGAGCCGGCGCGGCTCGTACGGCATGCGGCGCAGAATAGCAGGCGTTGCGCGGCCCACCGGGGCTTTGCGCGACACTCGAGACCCTCTAGAGTGGCGCGAGCGACATGAGTGAACGCAAGCCGCAAACGAGCGACAGCAGCTGGCCCGCGCCGGAGCTGTCTGCGGAAGAGCTCGAGCGCAAGGCAGAGTTCCTCGCGCAGCGCGTGCGCGCGCCGATGCCGGCACAGACACGCACGGTGGCGGACCTGGTGCGCGCCTACTCGGGCATGAGCATCCAGGCGCGCAACCTGGGCGGATGCTACGAGGTGCTCGAGGGCATGCTGCGCGACCCTGATCGGCCGACCATCCTGCTCGGGCTCGCGGGGCCGCTGATCGCGGGCGGACTGCGCCAGGTGATTCGCGAGCTCGTCGAGTACAACCTGGTCGACGTGGTCGTGTCGACCGGCGCCATCCTCTACCAGGACATCTACCAGGCGCGCGGCTACGCGCACTATCGCGGCTCGCCGCAGGCCAACGACGCGGAGCTGCGCGAGCTGTACGTCGACCGCATCTACGACACCTACGTGGACGAGGTCGCGTTCGCCAAGACCGACACCTGGATCGGCCACGTGGCCGACTCACTCCCGCCCGGGGCTTACTCGAGCCGCCAGTTCATGGACGCGCTCGCCGACCGGCTCGACGACCCGCTGTCGATCGTGGCCACCTGCCGGCGCCACGGCGTGCCGATGTTCGTGCCCGCGCTGAACGACAGCTCGATCGGCATCGGACTCACCGAGCACCACCACCGCTCGGTCACCCAGGGCAAGCCCGGGCTCGTGATCAGCTCGATCCAGGACAACTACGAGCTGTGTCAGGTCGTGGCCCGCTCGGCCGTCACGGGCGCGTTCTACGTCGCGGGCGGCGTTCCGAAGAACTACATCAACGACGCGATCGTCACGAGCTACGTGTTCGGCCGGCCCGACCACGGCCACCGCTACGCGCTGCAAGTCACC encodes the following:
- a CDS encoding deoxyhypusine synthase family protein, with product MSERKPQTSDSSWPAPELSAEELERKAEFLAQRVRAPMPAQTRTVADLVRAYSGMSIQARNLGGCYEVLEGMLRDPDRPTILLGLAGPLIAGGLRQVIRELVEYNLVDVVVSTGAILYQDIYQARGYAHYRGSPQANDAELRELYVDRIYDTYVDEVAFAKTDTWIGHVADSLPPGAYSSRQFMDALADRLDDPLSIVATCRRHGVPMFVPALNDSSIGIGLTEHHHRSVTQGKPGLVISSIQDNYELCQVVARSAVTGAFYVAGGVPKNYINDAIVTSYVFGRPDHGHRYALQVTTAVTADGGLSGSTLDEAESWGKVKHGATRAFAWVEPTVSLPLLATAAIQEELHKGRTRLRLEWDGQVLAGMTQVEVG
- a CDS encoding class I tRNA ligase family protein; this translates as MPYEPRRLEAKWQRLWLERKTFRSEIDPARPKFYVLDMFPYPSGEGLHVGHPKGYVATDVYARYKRMRGFNVLHPMGWDAFGLPAEQHAVKTGQHPAVTTARNVARYREQLQALGLSYDWDRELDTTDPKYVRWTQWIFRKLFELGLAYEAEAPVNWCPELGTVLANEEVRDGRSEIGGHPVIRVPLKQWMLRITAYADRLIEDLSLVDWPEHIVKMQHDWIGRSLGARVFFPLADAGAGGARSADPTESIEVYTTRPDTLFGATYMVLAPEHPLVERITTPAQRGAVRAYVEAAARKSERARAADA